TCAATACGGAATAAGTACGCTAAGGCATGACGGAAGAAAATGTACTTAGATAAATTCGCCACCAATGTGTGTTGGAAACGGCGTAATGTTAGCCATGCTGCACCTAGTGCTGTCGCTGGGATAGATAGTAAGAATTTATTTTTATGATTAACCGCCCACTTAATGGAGATAGGCATGTGTGGGGCATCTTCAAGACGCTTGAACACAATGTGTCGCCAACGGCGAAGTGTCACTAACGTTAGTAAAATAAAGCCAAAGAAAATTACTGACCAAATCCATGCGTAAATCGTACCTTGACCTAATGTACGCGCAGAGATCTGCAAAATTACGCCTGCTGCAATAAAGCCCCATACGTATTGACGAATGGTGGATAGGCGTAGCGCGACTACTTCGGCATCACTGTTATTGATACTGTTACGACGTGCGAACTCAAGAATAAAGCGAACAGCAATTGAGCCACCTAGGATCCACCAAGTGAAGATCTCTAAGTAAATTAAGTGATGCAAGCTCGGTAATTGAGAAACAATGCGTAGCGATAACGTGATTGCAATTAACCAACCAATCGGACGATGTGCACGGCTGATATACCAAATAGCACGGAAAATCAGATTAGGATGTGGATTGTTTTCTAATTGTGTTTCGCGGAAATGTTCAATTAAACGTGCACTGTTACGCTGCCACCAGAATAGCAGGAATAAAATACCGCAAACTTTTAGTGCCACCATTAACACAGGGACAGGCGAGATCCACATATCTTGTAGTAACCCTTGGAAACTACGTAGTTGGTATAGCGCCATATACCGCAAGTTAAGTGCAGTAATAGACAGCTCTAATTTGAACTGCTGGACACCAAATGGACCAAAACCTGTTATTTTGTCTTGAATGGCTGATGAGCTTAGATCAAGTAAACGTTCTTTATCTTGGCTAATACTGAGCAGTGAGCTGTAAACAGAAGACAGCTTCTTCCATGCTTGTTCTTTATCATCACTTTTATGATAAGCCGTCAATGCTGCTGCAAGTAATTTACGGTGCTGCGCCTGTTGTGACAGGGTTTTTGATAGCAGTGAATTAACTTTTCGAACATCATTTTTAGTAAATAAATGCTGATCGGGCAGCGCATCAATCGCGGTATGAATTTTCGTCGCAGCTGGCGTTAATTCCGGCTGATTATTATCAAAAAGCGTTAAGCTGGCTGAAGCTGGCGTACTGAAGAACAGTATCAAGCTACAGAGTAATGAATATATGGTTAATCGCATTAATCTTTACTATTTCCCAAATGATGAAGATAAATGTAGACCATATAAGACTATGATCTGATTGATGTTATAAAAACAAGGTTCAGATCACGTCTTATAGATCAAATGGTTAATGTGAAAGCCATTAGATATGGCTAGTGACAATAAAACTAAATTTGCTCCGGTAACTGTGTACCGCATTTCTTACAGTAATCGGCATCCAGTTCATGTCCGCTGGTAGCACAGTTTGGGCAGCGCCTTAAGTTACGCGTCGTTTTCATTTCTTGGTTAATTTCAGCGGTTAAAATACGCGTAGGTACTGCCAAGATGGAGTAACCAAGCAACATGGTGAGTGAGGCGAGTGCTTTACCCATAACGGTTTGCGGCACGATATCGCCATAACCGACTGTCGTAATGGTGACAATTGCCCAATAAATACTTTTTGGGATACTGGTAAAGCCATTTTCAGGACCTTCAATTAAGAACATCAAAGAGCCAAATACTGTAACCAGAATTAATACCGAGCTAAAGAAAACAAATATCTTGCGTTGAGCATGACGTAATGAACGCAAAAGGATATTGGAATCTTGTAAGAATCGCGCCAGTTTTAGAACACGGAAAATACGTAGTACACGGATCAAACGAACAATTAATAAGTAGTTTGAACCAGGAATAAAGAATGAAATATAAGCCGGGACAATAGCAATTAAGTCAATAATGCCATAGAAACTACGGGCGTAAGCAAGCGGTCTTGGCGAACAATATAGACGTAAAACATATTCAATTGTAAACAGAATCGTAAAGAACCATTCTGCCCCGAGTAAGGCGGTCGAGAATTTTGACTCGATACTTGAGACTGATGAAATGATCAGAATGAGTTCAGAGCTGATGATGGCAATGATTAAGCCAATATCGAATAGTTGTCCAGCACGAGTCGAAGTGCCAAAAATGATTTGGTAAAGGCGTTGTCTTGGTGTCAGTTTAATCATAATAGGGAGTCGGTTGATGAAATACTTAAGCCAATGTCTTTTTATTTTGTATGGCGTATTAAACAGCAGGCTAGTATAGCAAAATTAGATAGGACTATATGAGTAAATGACGTTGAGAAAGGCTGAGAAATGAAAAGTCCCGGAAATTCCGAGACTTTATCTTTAATTATTAACTTTTTTTAGTGATGTAATGGTGCGATTAAGCTTATACCAAGCCAGGTAACATCACTTTCAAGCCGTTAATGATAAATTCGATACCTAGAGCAGCAAGGATCAAACCCATAATACGCGTGATCACGTTAATGCCTGTTTGACCAAGGAAACGTACAATCAGAGGTGCTGAGCGGAACAGTAACCAACAGCCAAAAGCAAACACAACAATAGTAATAGCGATACCAATTGTCGACGTCATACCTGGGTATTTTGAACCGTAAACAATCGTTGAACTGATAGCACCAGGTCCAGCCATTAACGGCATTGCA
The sequence above is a segment of the Photobacterium leiognathi genome. Coding sequences within it:
- a CDS encoding ion transporter; the encoded protein is MIKLTPRQRLYQIIFGTSTRAGQLFDIGLIIAIISSELILIISSVSSIESKFSTALLGAEWFFTILFTIEYVLRLYCSPRPLAYARSFYGIIDLIAIVPAYISFFIPGSNYLLIVRLIRVLRIFRVLKLARFLQDSNILLRSLRHAQRKIFVFFSSVLILVTVFGSLMFLIEGPENGFTSIPKSIYWAIVTITTVGYGDIVPQTVMGKALASLTMLLGYSILAVPTRILTAEINQEMKTTRNLRRCPNCATSGHELDADYCKKCGTQLPEQI
- a CDS encoding AAA family ATPase, which gives rise to MRLTIYSLLCSLILFFSTPASASLTLFDNNQPELTPAATKIHTAIDALPDQHLFTKNDVRKVNSLLSKTLSQQAQHRKLLAAALTAYHKSDDKEQAWKKLSSVYSSLLSISQDKERLLDLSSSAIQDKITGFGPFGVQQFKLELSITALNLRYMALYQLRSFQGLLQDMWISPVPVLMVALKVCGILFLLFWWQRNSARLIEHFRETQLENNPHPNLIFRAIWYISRAHRPIGWLIAITLSLRIVSQLPSLHHLIYLEIFTWWILGGSIAVRFILEFARRNSINNSDAEVVALRLSTIRQYVWGFIAAGVILQISARTLGQGTIYAWIWSVIFFGFILLTLVTLRRWRHIVFKRLEDAPHMPISIKWAVNHKNKFLLSIPATALGAAWLTLRRFQHTLVANLSKYIFFRHALAYLFRIEVAKQTETAREQLNMVRIKGAATYDYVIPGSDDSPIIEDYALDEIKQLSGYLLTDKPAVCVVSGERGVGTTTLLRRLLHKVKNATPIYINCPYDGYSELLQQLATELGLAANSDEATILDFLRSSEETYLFAIDNAQRLVTPKVGGLNDLMKITDLMRRSRKSHRALFAIEKSCWRFVDRARGERLLFDLVTFMPRWSEQQIGDLLKTRISSEGEYAISFEGLVLPRQWDEDDITEEERAQRGFFRILWDYSDGNPTVAVRFFRFSLQRDKETNKVLVRLFKAPQSDDLEQMPKPMLAVLRSIVQLEVASPKELSECTQLSISEVIGTLRYFQSRGFIEWSDDKAKVSDHWFRHITNVLHRQHLLVK